A window of Apodemus sylvaticus chromosome 9, mApoSyl1.1, whole genome shotgun sequence contains these coding sequences:
- the Wnt6 gene encoding protein Wnt-6: MLPPVPSRLGLLLLLLLCPAHVGGLWWAVGSPLVMDPASICRKARRLAGRQAELCQAEPEVVAELARGARLGVRECQFQFRFRRWNCSSHSKAFGRVLQQDIRETAFVFAITAAGASHAVTQACSMGELLQCGCQAPRGRAPPRPSGLLGTPGPPGPTGSPDASAAWEWGGCGDDVDFGDEKSRVFMDAQHKRGRGDIRALVQQHNNEAGRLAVRSHTRTECKCHGLSGSCALRTCWQKLPPFREVGARLLERFHGASRVMGTNDGKALLPAVRTLKPPGRADLLYAADSPDFCAPNRRTGSPGTRGRACNSSAPDLSGCDLLCCGRGHRQESVQLEENCLCRFHWCCVVQCHRCRVRKELSLCL, from the exons ATGCTGCCGCCGGTGCCCTCCCGCCTgggactgctgctgctgctactcttGTGCCCCGCGCACGTCGGTGGACTGTGGTG GGCCGTGGGCAGCCCCCTGGTCATGGACCCTGCCAGCATCTGCAGGAAGGCCAGGCGGCTGGCTGGAAGGCAGGCTGAACTGTGCCAGGCGGAACCGGAAGTAGTGGCAGAGCTTGCCCGAGGCGCAAGACTGGGAGTTCGAGAATGTCAGTTCCAGTTCCGTTTCCGACGCTGGAACTGCTCCAGTCACAGCAAGGCCTTTGGGCGCGTCTTGCAGCAGG ACATTCGAGAGACAGCTTTCGTGTTTGCAATTACCGCCGCCGGTGCCAGCCACGCGGTGACTCAGGCCTGTTCCATGGGAGAGCTCCTCCAGTGTGGTTGCCAGGCACCCCGTGGGCGGGCACCACCTAGACCCTCCGGCCTTCTGGGCACTCCTGGACCTCCAGGGCCAACGGGCTCTCCAGATGCCAGCGCAgcctgggagtggggaggctgtGGAGACGATGTGGACTTCGGCGACGAGAAGTCGAGAGTCTTTATGGATGCGCAGCACAAGCGGGGCCGTGGAGATATCCGTGCATTGGTGCAACAGCACAACAACGAGGCAGGCAGACTG GCGGTGCGGAGCCACACGCGCACCGAGTGTAAGTGCCACGGGCTTTCGGGTTCCTGCGCTCTGCGCACCTGCTGGCAGAAGCTGCCTCCGTTCCGCGAGGTGGGCGCACGGCTGCTGGAGCGCTTCCACGGCGCCTCGCGCGTCATGGGCACCAACGACGGCAAAGCTCTGTTGCCTGCGGTCCGCACGCTCAAGCCTCCCGGCCGAGCCGATCTCCTCTACGCAGCCGACTCACCCGACTTCTGCGCCCCCAACCGGCGCACGGGTTCGCCCGGCACGCGCGGTCGCGCCTGCAACAGCAGTGCCCCGGACCTCAGTGGTTGCGACCTGTTGTGCTGCGGTCGCGGACATCGCCAGGAGAGCGTACAGCTCGAGGAGAACTGCCTGTGTCGCTTCCACTGGTGCTGCGTGGTGCAGTGCCACCGCTGTCGCGTGCGCAAGGAACTTAGCCTGTGCCTCTGA